A stretch of bacterium DNA encodes these proteins:
- a CDS encoding prepilin-type N-terminal cleavage/methylation domain-containing protein yields MAAPARAGFTLIEVLLVLVVLAIAGVIAYPALQPALESARAETAGRRTAAFLDDVRRRAVLGRAELEVACRPREGRLVLRGGSGEPRDFRVPEGMTIVSCRPDRVRYFPQGSSTGMALVLRDRRGRERRVAVGAFTGLAAVVEAP; encoded by the coding sequence GTGGCTGCCCCCGCCCGCGCGGGCTTCACGCTGATCGAAGTCCTCCTCGTCCTCGTCGTCCTCGCGATCGCCGGCGTCATCGCCTACCCGGCCCTGCAGCCGGCGCTGGAGTCCGCCCGCGCCGAAACGGCCGGGCGCCGCACCGCCGCGTTCCTCGACGACGTGCGCCGGCGCGCGGTGCTCGGGCGGGCCGAGCTGGAGGTCGCCTGCCGCCCGCGCGAGGGGAGGCTGGTGCTGCGAGGCGGATCCGGCGAGCCGCGCGACTTCCGCGTCCCCGAGGGCATGACGATCGTCTCCTGTCGCCCCGACCGGGTGCGCTACTTCCCGCAGGGCTCCTCCACCGGCATGGCGCTGGTGCTGCGCGACCGGCGCGGACGCGAGCGTCGCGTCGCCGTC